A part of Saliniradius amylolyticus genomic DNA contains:
- a CDS encoding substrate-binding domain-containing protein, which produces MLVMFITNNAVAESGYRIAVVGKTKNDSFYQQSYKGCLHYAKSHPEIHCLYDGAADYQDVRTQVLVLEDLLKQDIDALLVSVTDSAYLVEGVLEQYARQNVPVITFDSDLLPQHRNYRMAYVGTDNFDFGQALGNAAKKYKKRQPQSICLQSGHRTTPNLNARIAGVRHALSGQSEQRLNGNSGWIEHPRCPLYNMGKRYDAVEQMVTMLGYEPRPIFLAVAGFAQFNPRYTQALSVFKPDIKKNQAVIISADTEEIQLNALRQELSTLNIGQRPFEMGRLSTELMHRYLSEGAKPAQSHYYLDYHYCTPDNVDTCTTNY; this is translated from the coding sequence ATGTTGGTGATGTTTATCACCAACAACGCCGTTGCCGAGTCCGGCTATCGGATTGCCGTTGTGGGCAAAACGAAAAATGACAGCTTTTACCAACAGTCCTATAAGGGCTGTCTGCACTACGCAAAATCTCACCCTGAAATCCATTGTTTGTATGACGGGGCGGCCGATTACCAAGACGTACGCACTCAGGTGTTGGTGCTTGAAGACCTCTTAAAACAAGACATCGATGCACTGTTAGTCTCAGTCACCGACTCGGCTTACCTGGTTGAAGGGGTTTTAGAACAGTATGCCCGTCAGAACGTTCCGGTTATCACCTTCGATTCAGACCTGCTGCCACAGCACCGAAACTACCGAATGGCCTATGTGGGGACCGACAACTTCGACTTTGGGCAGGCTCTAGGAAACGCCGCCAAGAAATACAAAAAACGACAACCGCAGTCCATCTGTCTACAATCCGGCCATCGCACCACACCAAATCTCAACGCTCGGATCGCCGGTGTTCGTCACGCACTGTCAGGCCAGAGTGAACAACGGCTCAATGGCAATAGCGGCTGGATCGAGCACCCTCGCTGTCCGCTTTACAACATGGGCAAACGTTACGATGCCGTAGAGCAGATGGTAACCATGCTGGGCTACGAACCTCGGCCAATATTCCTGGCCGTCGCCGGCTTTGCTCAATTTAACCCCAGATACACTCAGGCGCTCTCGGTATTCAAACCAGACATAAAGAAAAACCAAGCGGTTATCATTTCTGCCGATACCGAAGAGATTCAGCTTAACGCGCTACGACAAGAACTTTCGACGCTCAATATTGGCCAACGGCCATTCGAGATGGGGCGACTTAGCACCGAATTAATGCACCGTTATCTGAGCGAAGGTGCAAAGCCCGCACAATCCCATTACTACCTGGATTATCATTACTGCACCCCTGATAACGTCGACACCTGCACCACCAATTATTAA
- a CDS encoding condensin complex protein MksE: MMEHGPLLERLLAGDFICAVTDEHHFHKLQRDALREQLNDYLKPLNRRIACSEDGSVYFLAYDQITPEAREALSQQFSQTLQSLLPMLEWMQLVQEALGKDGALTAGDTIKLQEFSMKVEDNRSLRQRLQSLVAERLFKSTSDKSDQQIKQLFKRICELGYLSQPHKDRLYFVVTGKIEHLIELVRFIKDEEHLPLDDPEPQQESML; this comes from the coding sequence ATGATGGAACACGGCCCCTTACTGGAACGCTTGCTGGCCGGTGACTTTATCTGTGCGGTTACCGACGAGCATCATTTTCATAAGTTGCAGCGCGATGCCTTGCGCGAGCAGCTTAATGACTATCTAAAACCTTTAAACCGGCGCATTGCCTGTTCGGAAGACGGCAGTGTGTATTTTCTGGCGTATGACCAGATAACGCCCGAGGCCAGAGAGGCCCTCAGTCAGCAATTTAGCCAGACCCTGCAGTCTCTGCTGCCCATGCTGGAGTGGATGCAATTGGTGCAGGAGGCGCTGGGTAAAGATGGTGCCCTGACGGCAGGCGATACCATCAAGCTGCAGGAGTTTTCCATGAAGGTGGAAGACAACCGCTCCTTGCGCCAGCGCCTGCAATCTCTGGTGGCCGAGCGCCTGTTTAAATCCACCAGTGACAAGAGCGACCAGCAGATCAAGCAGCTGTTCAAGCGCATCTGCGAACTGGGCTATCTGAGCCAGCCTCATAAAGATCGCTTGTATTTTGTGGTGACCGGCAAGATAGAACACCTTATTGAACTGGTACGCTTTATCAAAGACGAGGAGCACCTGCCGCTGGATGATCCAGAACCTCAGCAGGAGAGCATGTTGTGA
- a CDS encoding phosphoribosyltransferase produces MTPKRFITSQELLKDSFLLADQILKDGFKPDFIVGIWRGGAPIGIAVQEYFDFKGVDTDHIAVRTSSYYGIGKQSKEIRVHGLHYLIENANADDKLLIVDDVFDSGRSVDALIKQVKALSRKNTPHDIRVACPWYKETARQVDIMPDYYVQKSDEWLVFPHELSGLTAEELIEGKEELRDIQHLLV; encoded by the coding sequence ATGACCCCAAAACGCTTTATTACCTCACAGGAATTACTGAAAGACTCCTTCTTACTGGCCGATCAGATCCTCAAAGACGGCTTTAAGCCGGACTTTATCGTCGGCATCTGGCGCGGTGGCGCCCCCATCGGCATTGCGGTGCAGGAGTATTTTGATTTTAAGGGCGTGGATACCGACCATATTGCCGTTCGTACTTCCAGCTATTACGGCATCGGCAAACAATCCAAAGAGATTCGGGTGCACGGCCTGCATTACCTGATTGAAAACGCCAATGCCGATGACAAGCTGCTGATTGTGGACGATGTGTTTGATTCCGGTCGCAGCGTAGACGCCCTGATAAAGCAGGTTAAGGCTCTCTCCCGTAAGAACACACCACATGATATTCGTGTTGCCTGTCCCTGGTACAAAGAGACCGCCCGCCAGGTAGATATTATGCCCGATTACTACGTGCAAAAGTCCGACGAATGGCTGGTGTTCCCTCACGAACTGTCGGGGCTGACGGCCGAAGAGCTAATCGAAGGTAAGGAAGAGTTAAGAGACATTCAACACTTACTGGTGTAA
- a CDS encoding NCS2 family permease, translating to MLERLFNLQANGTDVKTEVLAGLTTFLTMAYIIFVNPSILAEAGMDEGAVFVATCIAAAIGCLIMGFVANYPIALAPGMGLNAFFTYGVVLGMGHSWQTALGAVFLSGIIFLLLSLFKVREWIINAIPRTLKLGIATGIGAFLAMIALKNAGIIVDHPATLVALGDITAFVPLMSVIGFFVIAALTARNLPGAVMIAILLMTVIGIMVGDVDYNGIVSAPPSLAPTFLQMDLAGAFDVAMLSVVFAFLFVDLFDTSGTLIAVTQKAGLTDKDGNVARIGKALSSDSIATLSGAALGTSTTTSYIESAAGVAAGGRTGLTAVVVGVLFLLSMFFAPLAGMIPVYATAGAIFYVAILMLFNLKNIDWNDITEAAPVTVVLLFTPLTFSIAHGITLAFITYTFTKATCGKADEVSKSVWFLTAVFIAKIVWVG from the coding sequence ATGTTGGAGCGGCTGTTTAACCTGCAGGCCAATGGCACCGATGTTAAAACGGAGGTGTTGGCGGGGCTGACCACTTTCTTAACCATGGCCTACATCATTTTCGTAAACCCATCCATCCTGGCCGAGGCGGGCATGGATGAAGGCGCGGTGTTTGTGGCTACTTGTATCGCCGCTGCTATTGGTTGTCTGATTATGGGCTTTGTGGCCAATTACCCCATTGCCCTTGCACCCGGCATGGGGCTGAACGCTTTTTTCACTTATGGTGTGGTACTGGGTATGGGCCATAGCTGGCAGACGGCCCTGGGCGCAGTATTTTTATCCGGTATCATCTTCTTACTGCTGAGCTTGTTTAAGGTGCGGGAGTGGATTATCAATGCCATTCCCAGGACCTTAAAACTGGGTATCGCCACCGGCATCGGCGCTTTTTTGGCGATGATCGCGCTGAAAAACGCTGGCATTATTGTGGATCATCCGGCCACGCTGGTGGCTTTGGGGGATATCACCGCTTTCGTGCCGCTGATGAGTGTGATCGGCTTTTTTGTGATTGCCGCACTGACTGCCCGTAATCTGCCTGGGGCGGTGATGATCGCCATTCTGCTGATGACGGTCATTGGCATTATGGTGGGGGACGTGGATTACAACGGCATCGTATCGGCGCCGCCCTCGTTAGCCCCCACTTTCCTGCAAATGGACCTGGCGGGCGCCTTCGATGTTGCCATGCTCAGTGTGGTGTTCGCCTTCCTGTTTGTGGATCTGTTCGACACTTCAGGCACTCTCATCGCCGTTACCCAAAAAGCGGGACTGACCGACAAAGACGGCAATGTGGCGCGCATCGGCAAGGCTTTATCCAGTGACAGTATTGCCACACTTTCCGGCGCGGCGCTGGGCACCTCCACCACCACCAGTTATATCGAAAGTGCTGCCGGTGTGGCGGCCGGAGGTCGCACCGGACTGACGGCAGTGGTCGTTGGTGTACTGTTTTTACTGAGCATGTTTTTTGCGCCGCTGGCCGGTATGATCCCAGTTTATGCAACCGCCGGGGCCATCTTCTATGTGGCCATCCTGATGTTGTTTAACCTCAAAAACATTGACTGGAATGATATTACCGAGGCTGCGCCGGTCACCGTGGTGTTGCTGTTTACCCCGCTGACTTTTTCCATTGCCCACGGCATTACCCTGGCCTTTATCACCTACACCTTTACCAAAGCCACTTGCGGCAAGGCCGACGAGGTCAGTAAGAGCGTGTGGTTCTTAACCGCGGTATTTATCGCCAAGATTGTGTGGGTGGGGTAG
- a CDS encoding ATP-binding protein has protein sequence MAGLQRIILVATHLPGVVELKLDGHTNVCGTNASGKTTLQRLIPVFYGELPSKVVPRTRKKFSEFYLPHNNSYLIYEYQREDGRTCQAVVMPKDSDSVQYRFVDGPFEPEQVLVKEGDGHVALTPDKWLQRLKALDLDYSNKIHSTSEYRSVIQNDASVGRANSRDNTRLRQLAARYSLVSPTRRIRHMEKLVSAVHAKEGKMDTLRTMLAAIFEEDGLVQPATQVRSAKVREWISQMRQSRRLSGLHEDFHRLKQQAEEMVRLEQQLYQLKPLLGSDFQRLKTERADDDKRLKDLKEQLSQRKQQYQDQSDSIHDKSSEIGAELSTTEKQLEWLQSQYDRYLDADMEGLAQDVESLPVWRDNLQHKEEQHRLLLEQHQDMERELLAQKTKLADALERLRARHEASIADIEQNKEALRHAQHDKEQTLRNDYEQRRSDQQQQFEQVLTELQRQRLEQENQANQPQLTESEQEQMAQAEERLEQLQQLWQQALEAKDSAERQWQKARTERERCDQALNDARQRARQARDRLNVLENQLKPAEGSLRQYLREHMDGWEHRLGKVIHAPLLERKDLAPEVLASADETLMGLKLELGAIDLPDYAQDEATLKQRLTQAKEQLAHCLQVEAEAEEKLQQAHELAEQQRAVVDDCLHRQQQAKDDMGYARDARQRLQQEHKQRLKQRREQAEQEVKRLHQQLEQKQQEQAETLSQLKQDFQQQLLEYQSGWQAELDQQDDKIRHLRAQVEDKRQQNAQQMTELEAAFNQQLAEQDIDPKTLSDLKQAIAELQRHIQQIAERQDELSAYRRFMQVEWQQRPELLDKESGLRHQLQQLKQQKRSLRDEFEAFKIDFNRQKQTLDERIEHHGRLLFELEPLLKQLGALTLTPASTKDKMDSGDQAERISRCNEALGVRHRLERQLKDALTEFENQLTRDAGKDFLDTLEHGLADLGEDASVNQRLTVFERLLQILESRTRQIVEQGETIGGDLHNFFTVFADINRRIASQSKRLTDEVADDLTLDGIHRSEVRIVSTVDELNFWQPLQVFARAWKQWRESGREMPDEAYLEALGDVVDVLPSDARFNIESLLRLELRLNEGGSDLVIKNDRQLLESSSHGMAYLILCKFLLAFTRLLRGQAEVGIHWPIDEIGTLAYHNVEKLFNACDANGICIMGAFPNPESDVLMLFRHRYLIDKEKRQLQQIQPKVSPIREKLKARQQEVSA, from the coding sequence ATGGCCGGATTACAACGCATTATCCTCGTCGCTACTCACTTACCGGGGGTGGTGGAGCTGAAGCTCGACGGCCACACCAATGTGTGTGGCACCAATGCCTCGGGTAAGACCACACTGCAGCGCCTTATCCCGGTGTTTTACGGTGAACTGCCCAGTAAGGTGGTGCCCCGAACCCGTAAAAAATTCAGCGAATTTTATCTGCCCCACAACAACAGCTACCTGATCTACGAATATCAGCGCGAAGATGGTCGCACCTGCCAGGCGGTGGTTATGCCGAAAGACAGCGATTCGGTACAGTACCGTTTCGTGGATGGCCCCTTCGAACCTGAACAGGTGCTGGTGAAAGAGGGCGACGGCCATGTGGCGCTGACGCCGGATAAGTGGTTGCAGCGGTTGAAAGCGCTGGATTTGGATTACTCCAATAAGATCCATTCCACCAGTGAATATCGCAGTGTGATCCAAAACGATGCCAGCGTGGGGCGCGCTAACAGTCGTGACAATACCCGGCTGCGCCAGCTCGCCGCCCGCTATAGTCTGGTCAGCCCGACCCGGCGCATTCGCCATATGGAAAAGCTGGTCAGTGCGGTGCACGCCAAAGAGGGCAAGATGGATACCCTGCGTACCATGCTGGCGGCCATTTTCGAAGAGGACGGCCTGGTGCAGCCCGCCACTCAGGTGCGCAGCGCTAAGGTGCGCGAATGGATAAGCCAGATGCGCCAGAGCCGTCGCCTGTCCGGTTTGCATGAAGATTTCCACCGGCTAAAACAGCAGGCCGAGGAAATGGTGCGCCTGGAGCAGCAGCTTTATCAGTTAAAGCCCTTGCTGGGATCGGACTTTCAGCGCCTGAAGACCGAGCGCGCCGATGACGACAAGCGGCTTAAGGATTTAAAGGAGCAGCTTAGTCAGCGTAAGCAGCAGTATCAGGATCAAAGCGACAGCATTCACGATAAGAGCAGTGAGATCGGTGCCGAACTGAGCACTACGGAAAAGCAGCTAGAGTGGTTACAAAGCCAGTATGACCGTTATCTGGACGCGGACATGGAAGGACTGGCGCAGGACGTGGAGTCTTTGCCAGTCTGGCGGGATAACCTGCAGCATAAGGAAGAGCAGCATCGCCTGTTGTTGGAGCAGCATCAGGATATGGAACGGGAGTTACTGGCGCAGAAAACCAAACTCGCCGATGCTCTGGAGCGACTGCGGGCCAGGCACGAAGCCAGTATCGCCGATATCGAACAGAACAAGGAAGCGCTGCGTCACGCTCAACACGATAAAGAACAAACCCTGCGCAATGACTATGAGCAGCGCCGCAGCGATCAGCAACAGCAGTTTGAACAGGTGCTGACCGAACTGCAACGCCAGCGTCTGGAACAGGAAAATCAGGCTAACCAGCCGCAGTTGACCGAATCCGAGCAGGAGCAGATGGCGCAGGCCGAGGAGCGCCTGGAACAGTTACAGCAACTCTGGCAGCAGGCGCTGGAAGCCAAGGACAGCGCCGAGCGGCAGTGGCAAAAAGCCAGAACTGAGCGTGAGCGCTGCGATCAGGCGCTGAATGACGCACGCCAACGGGCCCGGCAGGCCCGTGACAGGCTCAATGTCCTGGAAAATCAACTAAAGCCTGCCGAGGGCAGCTTGCGCCAGTATTTGCGCGAACATATGGACGGCTGGGAGCACCGCCTGGGTAAGGTGATCCACGCGCCCTTGCTGGAGCGCAAAGATCTGGCTCCTGAGGTGTTGGCGTCGGCAGACGAGACCCTTATGGGCCTGAAGCTGGAACTGGGGGCCATTGATCTGCCCGATTATGCTCAGGATGAAGCTACCCTTAAGCAGCGTCTGACTCAGGCTAAGGAGCAGTTGGCCCACTGCCTGCAGGTAGAGGCGGAGGCCGAAGAAAAGCTGCAGCAGGCTCATGAATTGGCAGAGCAACAGCGAGCGGTGGTGGACGATTGTCTTCACCGTCAGCAGCAGGCCAAAGATGATATGGGTTATGCCCGCGATGCTCGCCAGCGCTTGCAGCAGGAACATAAGCAGCGCTTAAAACAGCGCCGTGAACAGGCCGAGCAGGAGGTTAAACGCCTGCACCAGCAGCTCGAACAAAAGCAACAGGAGCAAGCCGAGACCCTGAGTCAGCTCAAGCAAGACTTTCAGCAGCAATTGCTGGAATATCAAAGCGGTTGGCAGGCCGAGCTCGATCAGCAGGATGACAAGATCCGCCACCTAAGGGCACAGGTTGAGGATAAGCGCCAGCAGAACGCGCAGCAGATGACCGAGTTGGAAGCGGCTTTTAATCAGCAACTGGCAGAGCAGGATATTGACCCTAAAACTCTCAGTGACCTGAAACAGGCCATTGCCGAGTTGCAGCGGCACATTCAGCAAATCGCCGAACGCCAGGATGAGCTGAGCGCCTACCGGCGTTTTATGCAGGTGGAATGGCAGCAGCGGCCCGAGCTGTTGGATAAGGAATCGGGCCTGCGCCACCAGTTGCAGCAGTTAAAGCAACAAAAGCGAAGCCTGAGGGATGAATTCGAGGCCTTTAAGATCGACTTTAACCGGCAAAAGCAGACTCTGGATGAACGCATCGAACACCATGGCCGGTTGCTGTTCGAGCTGGAGCCACTGCTAAAACAGTTAGGGGCTTTGACCCTCACGCCCGCCAGTACAAAGGACAAGATGGACAGCGGCGATCAGGCCGAACGCATCAGCCGCTGTAACGAAGCCCTGGGGGTGCGTCACCGCCTGGAGCGGCAGTTAAAGGACGCGCTGACCGAATTTGAAAATCAACTGACCCGGGATGCGGGCAAAGACTTTTTGGATACCCTGGAGCACGGCCTGGCCGATTTAGGCGAGGATGCCAGCGTCAATCAGCGCCTGACCGTATTTGAGCGGCTGTTGCAGATTCTTGAATCCCGTACCCGCCAGATTGTGGAGCAGGGCGAGACCATCGGCGGCGACCTGCATAACTTCTTTACCGTGTTTGCCGACATTAACCGTAGGATTGCCAGTCAGTCTAAACGCCTTACCGACGAGGTGGCCGACGACCTGACTCTGGATGGCATCCATCGCTCCGAGGTGCGCATTGTCTCCACCGTGGATGAGCTTAACTTCTGGCAGCCGCTACAGGTTTTTGCCAGGGCCTGGAAACAGTGGCGAGAGTCGGGCCGGGAGATGCCCGACGAGGCCTATCTGGAAGCGCTGGGCGATGTGGTGGATGTATTACCGTCCGACGCGCGCTTTAATATCGAGTCTTTACTGCGACTGGAGCTGCGCCTGAACGAAGGTGGCTCGGATCTGGTGATCAAAAATGATCGTCAGTTGCTGGAGTCCTCCAGTCATGGCATGGCCTATCTTATTTTGTGTAAATTCCTGCTGGCCTTTACCCGACTGTTAAGGGGCCAGGCCGAAGTGGGCATTCACTGGCCCATCGACGAAATCGGCACCCTGGCCTATCACAATGTGGAGAAGCTGTTTAATGCCTGTGACGCCAACGGCATCTGCATTATGGGCGCCTTCCCCAACCCGGAATCGGATGTGTTAATGCTGTTCCGACATCGTTATCTGATCGATAAGGAAAAACGGCAGCTACAGCAGATCCAGCCTAAGGTCAGCCCCATTCGCGAAAAACTTAAGGCCCGACAGCAGGAGGTGAGCGCATGA
- a CDS encoding SMP-30/gluconolactonase/LRE family protein — MKTGLFTTLLMVLAALYSLSSLAAESTLSVSVQIHDEAFTQQWGQLKEARILGRGYQWTEGPLWDEKTQTLYFNDVAASKLYSWQQKSGVTEVLSPSGVARGTEGIADSGIGGLHRYKHGTFVATVAGRRAVEVLTPGSWERRTLVDEVDGQRLNSPNDIVVSRSGGVLFTDPPYGLKERDQSSLKEMAVNGVWHWRPGQAVRLIDDSLTRPNGIALSNDEQTLYVSVSDPENAVVMRYQRNAQGEFESGQPWFDMSGWVSGPQWNGAPDGMKVSSQDWLFATGPGGVFIISSQGQLMARVGLDRFAANVALDEANHRLFLTNWDRVLMLTFSGRVTKE; from the coding sequence ATGAAAACCGGTCTTTTTACGACACTATTGATGGTATTGGCGGCGTTATATTCGCTGAGCAGTTTGGCGGCAGAGTCGACGCTATCCGTATCCGTCCAAATTCATGATGAGGCTTTCACCCAGCAGTGGGGACAATTGAAAGAAGCGCGTATTCTCGGGCGAGGTTATCAATGGACTGAGGGACCGCTTTGGGATGAAAAGACTCAGACACTCTATTTTAATGATGTGGCGGCCAGTAAGCTCTATAGTTGGCAGCAGAAATCTGGAGTAACCGAGGTATTATCGCCCTCGGGAGTTGCCCGGGGAACAGAAGGGATCGCCGATAGTGGCATCGGGGGCTTGCACCGATACAAACATGGTACGTTTGTGGCGACGGTGGCGGGGCGCCGGGCAGTCGAGGTGTTGACGCCGGGGAGTTGGGAGCGCCGAACGCTTGTGGATGAAGTGGATGGCCAACGACTAAACAGTCCGAACGATATTGTGGTGAGTCGGTCGGGAGGCGTGCTGTTCACCGACCCTCCGTATGGGCTAAAGGAACGCGACCAGTCTTCTTTAAAGGAAATGGCTGTTAACGGGGTATGGCACTGGCGACCCGGTCAGGCCGTTAGGTTGATTGATGACTCTCTCACTCGCCCCAACGGGATTGCCTTGTCCAACGATGAACAGACCTTGTATGTTTCTGTCTCTGACCCGGAAAACGCGGTAGTGATGCGCTATCAGCGTAATGCCCAGGGAGAGTTCGAATCAGGCCAGCCGTGGTTTGATATGTCGGGGTGGGTGTCCGGCCCTCAATGGAATGGGGCGCCCGATGGGATGAAAGTGTCATCACAAGACTGGTTGTTTGCCACTGGGCCGGGCGGAGTGTTTATCATTTCATCTCAGGGGCAGCTGATGGCAAGAGTTGGTCTGGACCGGTTTGCTGCAAATGTGGCACTGGATGAAGCCAACCATCGTCTGTTTTTAACCAACTGGGATCGGGTGCTGATGCTGACTTTTTCTGGTCGCGTCACAAAAGAGTAG
- a CDS encoding crotonase/enoyl-CoA hydratase family protein, producing the protein MTERATLEINEYIATVTLNRPEKHNGLDEAMFLALLDIGKQIRRNRSVRCVILRGAGPSFCAGLDFSAVAKKPSMVARLFLKLPWSKDNRFQRVAHVWRDLPMPVIAAVHGNCFGGGMQIILGCDYRIATPDARLSIMEIKWGLVPDMSGMVTLSRLTRVDIAQELAMTGRIFSGEEGAAYGLISKISEDPVAEARRLARCLSDKSPDAIAATKYLFKKSWKKDTRAALFWERMTQLRLLGRKNQRIAMHNGLSKGEPKKVFHDRSCF; encoded by the coding sequence ATGACTGAACGCGCTACCCTTGAGATTAATGAATACATCGCCACCGTCACCCTGAACCGACCCGAGAAGCATAACGGACTGGACGAGGCCATGTTCCTGGCGCTGCTGGATATTGGTAAACAAATACGCCGTAACCGCTCGGTGCGTTGTGTGATCCTACGTGGCGCGGGGCCGTCATTTTGCGCCGGACTGGACTTCTCTGCGGTCGCAAAGAAACCATCCATGGTGGCGCGACTCTTTCTGAAGTTGCCCTGGTCCAAGGACAACCGGTTCCAGCGTGTGGCGCATGTCTGGCGCGACCTGCCTATGCCGGTGATTGCGGCTGTGCACGGTAACTGCTTTGGTGGCGGGATGCAGATCATCCTTGGGTGCGACTACCGCATTGCGACCCCGGATGCCCGGCTGTCAATTATGGAAATTAAGTGGGGCCTGGTGCCAGATATGAGCGGTATGGTGACCCTCTCCCGTCTTACACGAGTGGATATTGCTCAGGAGCTGGCGATGACGGGGCGAATATTCTCAGGTGAAGAAGGCGCGGCTTACGGGCTTATTAGTAAAATCAGTGAAGACCCGGTTGCAGAAGCGCGCAGACTGGCTCGCTGCCTGAGTGATAAGAGTCCCGACGCCATTGCGGCGACCAAGTATCTGTTTAAGAAAAGCTGGAAGAAAGACACACGCGCGGCGCTATTTTGGGAGCGAATGACTCAACTTCGGTTGTTGGGACGCAAGAACCAGCGTATCGCCATGCATAATGGGCTTTCCAAAGGGGAACCCAAAAAAGTGTTTCATGACCGAAGTTGCTTTTAA
- a CDS encoding ACP phosphodiesterase, giving the protein MNYLAHLYLAQPTADSHFGNLLGDFCRGLDTSVYSQPVLAGLNNHRRVDRFTDAHPEVLAAKSVFSRRRRRFAGIALDVLFDHFLIRHWAQYNDQAFDDFCQQAYARLERRLPMMPPRMQRVVSMMIQHHWMAHYRTLEGVGQALDRIADRIRFQHQFYGSVEELACHYDQLESRFLRFFPELVDHIDPNTRASKSV; this is encoded by the coding sequence ATGAATTACTTGGCCCACCTTTACCTGGCACAACCGACGGCCGATTCTCACTTTGGGAACCTGCTGGGAGATTTCTGTCGTGGACTGGATACCTCCGTTTATTCGCAGCCGGTATTGGCCGGATTGAATAACCATCGTCGGGTGGATCGGTTCACCGACGCCCATCCCGAAGTACTGGCCGCCAAAAGTGTGTTCAGTCGCCGGCGCCGTCGCTTTGCCGGTATTGCTTTGGATGTTCTGTTTGATCATTTTCTTATCCGGCATTGGGCTCAATACAATGATCAGGCTTTTGATGACTTTTGTCAGCAGGCCTATGCCCGTCTGGAGCGGCGACTGCCCATGATGCCGCCAAGAATGCAGCGAGTGGTAAGTATGATGATCCAGCATCACTGGATGGCGCATTATCGGACGTTGGAAGGCGTCGGGCAGGCGCTGGATCGCATCGCCGATCGGATCCGTTTTCAACACCAGTTCTATGGCAGTGTCGAAGAGTTGGCGTGTCATTATGACCAGCTCGAAAGCCGTTTTTTGCGTTTTTTTCCTGAGCTGGTTGACCATATTGACCCTAACACCCGGGCCTCAAAATCGGTATAA
- a CDS encoding YSC84-related protein gives MLKSLPLFTVLITVLLSGCVANQGATVAEKRQAVLVMKDTVLTRLFNEKPSTRAQLNAAPGYAVFSNANVNLFFMAAGGGYGVVKNMASGQHTYMKMAEGGVGLGLGVKDYRIVMVFHTKEAMHQFVESGWTFGGNADAAAKAGEQGGSVQGEAYYGNVTVYTLTESGLALQATIKGTKFWKDNELN, from the coding sequence ATGCTTAAATCGCTCCCTCTTTTCACCGTGCTAATCACCGTGTTACTCAGCGGCTGTGTCGCTAATCAGGGCGCCACTGTCGCCGAAAAGCGTCAGGCGGTGCTGGTGATGAAGGACACCGTTCTGACACGTCTGTTCAACGAGAAGCCCTCAACACGAGCCCAGCTCAACGCGGCACCGGGTTACGCGGTCTTTTCCAACGCCAATGTAAATCTGTTTTTTATGGCGGCCGGAGGGGGCTATGGAGTGGTAAAAAACATGGCCAGCGGCCAGCATACCTATATGAAGATGGCTGAAGGCGGCGTGGGCCTGGGCCTGGGCGTAAAGGACTACCGAATCGTCATGGTCTTTCATACCAAGGAGGCCATGCATCAGTTTGTGGAAAGCGGCTGGACCTTCGGCGGTAATGCAGACGCGGCCGCCAAAGCCGGTGAGCAAGGTGGTTCAGTACAGGGCGAGGCCTATTACGGCAATGTCACGGTCTATACCCTTACCGAGAGCGGACTGGCCTTACAAGCCACCATCAAAGGGACCAAGTTCTGGAAAGATAACGAGCTGAATTAA